Proteins co-encoded in one Fusarium fujikuroi IMI 58289 draft genome, chromosome FFUJ_chr06 genomic window:
- a CDS encoding related to CDC39 protein, with protein MVPPPRAGSFSPNPAQILQTGASHSPHPSQAAILSAGASVYLLLSTIKEDKDRAKWELQVDQLNKLIDEHGMEVFTKYFTRLVAGNAPQIFPGLNRPGTSPNNYHILVAEMQKISHDPNQASKIAESIESATEDIFRDFDLSTFMEHFKLDALEKTILALAFKLTSRADLKTKADAILSTNFPSFIDILSRFDLDAHADLSPSFIALILDRFLQYHPPSFNASSMRELETRVISRWMDQSPERTPPSEILAALDLSRVLADRPFNGLVRYIQKTGIDFTRDEETCVSYLQNRPSGLQLGPEQVSAAMTFTAISQSPQQDTGVLVAALRRVLPKSFDWMEVIILFDQPSTRVSSQQFLRLYQAFLPIAQDSKSGLIVDIQRLWGGVWRNPEAQLSFVSAYASLTPDQLDATTIPGLQRSITIEEYANSPENVQERAIVAVKHPLISVAALSSIFNVALSSMMASTSIEAKRLFQEVVVPNLDIFLVSAFEVPRQHWAPMAVETLNSLFENFLYKRSPQYDFVLDSVWRKDKNWVIQRLVDTHAVKPMDLPVILEHAVKHNWLDTLVYQSNGFGVDLAALAHAEGYLDLSKWARFNAERSEEMYSTLLQFLMIKANLESQFQRGTSDDSSVKNTTTLQVRTVSALLRILEDFSPSPPRPELILVQRACIIAYPRLINYGEGYDDVIDANGRDGNLLSPTANTRMEEHYKKMYSDEVQVRNIVEVLDRYKHSRDPLDQDVFACMIHGLFDEYSHYADYPLEALATTAVLFGGIISHKLVSNLPLQIGLGMILEAVRDHSPDEPMYKFGLQALMQLFIRFREWPAFCRQLCQIPGLHNTEVFKKAEEVVREHEEELARGRNGAGTPHGLGFQGDGFPNGNSDELTNIERQAPAFAALNVDPPAMDVEFEDPDEGAQDKVQFVLNNITEGTLQAMCQELRETVERRHQQWFASHLVEERAKMQPNYHHVYLELVKLFEDKALWSEVLRETYISVCRMLNSEATMQNSTERTHLKNLGGWLGLLTLARDRPIKHKNIAFKQLLIEAHDTKRLIVVIPFVCKVLTQGATSAVFRPPNPWLMDIIHLLIELYHHAELKLNLKFEIEVLCKGLNLDHRSIEPSGEILNRPIIEEPAETLPPEQLDAFENLSLNGIGSGVGAGLSPQALAPTIPDLGPLVTIPPTNEMVVSTTRLHEIVRTALSRALQDIIQPVVDRSVTIAAISTQQMIHKDFAIEPDENRVRNSAISMVKATAGSLALVTSKEPLRANFTNYMRNLSTDLSQGLPEGTIIMCVNSNLDLACNIIEKQAEERAVPEIEEMIEPELEARRRHRLQRPNDPYFDSSLSRWAMAIPNPFKLSPNVNGLNPEQMAIYEDFARQPRSATLPTPSHGPSASDATRSLANEVLQDQFSSIPSIPTPAETPSIQQHLGAQMQPYAPPHTAANAMTNGRSPGFQMDVRNLAERVNKLLQELMRVATESAHEHFLDLPRPSPLVDVVDALVQHIIKTSQNHEDFSIYAAEQIIQLIFSQVDDNLALESLVHVLETLRKIAGPVLNSRVRTLFSQQPGSTFLSLPLLAALVRTDLLDWRNIDLAMSKALQARKEGSLDFLEHLLDLTLLDSRPIALYADFALTLDAAWSWISDDPDSAAGQRIKSKLSNSGLTRLTHADSQALQHEQIEYVFDEWIHLCRNHHASEKAVTAFVQQLHAKGVMQNRDDLFVFIRVTIDLSIERFDYIVHSGSLADAYVMVDALAKLIATFIGMGFEPTSTRPAFIDSVLSLIELILVNHHVKRGEQLSQRVFFRLLSMLFYEIQGISESLAEDERREILLRIARRLFKINPLYVPGFVYGWMSLVQHRAFMPAILQLPNGVGWGPFSDLLCQLLDTLGDQLKVFEVSNVAKDIYRACFKLLVILQHDFPEFVVANHAKLCSSIPPHCTQLINAVLAANPQQSPRFNELGGKIQFDDMRLFAGLMNEASVTLQSRSLLKVLDQALQDGPNEDIVANITHAMTHDTPKASTYGHVPVVANTSVIDAVVLYIGHRAVEKATQTVADLSLTGDENEVSLLSLIIHELPAEARYYILVSLVNQLRYPSAHTAFFSQALLSIFAKDLGDPEEDEFREDITRVLLERLVSFWPQPWGLLYTVVELVKNEDKYGFFKLPFIDDESHEVAKKFADVLQRA; from the exons ATGGTCCCACCACCTCGAGCGGGATCATTTTCGCCCAATCCTGCGCAGATACTACAGACGGGTGCGAGCCATTCTCCTCACCCATCGCAGGCCGCCATTCTCAGTGCTGGCGCAAGC GTCTATCTTCTGCTCAGTACTATCAAGGAGGACAAGGACCGTGCTAAGTGGGAGCTGCAAGTTGACCAATTGAACAAG CTCATCGATGAACACGGAATGGAAGTGTTTACCAAGTATTTCACCCGGCTCGTTGCCGGCAATGCGCCCCAGATATTCCCTGGCCTCAACAGGCCCGGCACAAGCCCGAACAACTATCACATTCTTGTTGccgagatgcagaagatcTCGCACGATCCcaatcaagcaagcaagattgCTGAATCAATTGAGAGTGCCACGGAGGACATCTTCCGCGACTTTGATCTCTCTACCTTCATGGAACATTTCAAGCTCGATGCATTAGAGAAGACCATATTAGCTCTAGCCTTTAAGCTCACTTCTCGAGCAGATTTAAAGACGAAAG CCGACGCTATATTGTCTACTAACTTTCCCTCCTTCATCGATATCCTTTCTCGATTTGACCTCGACGCCCATGCCGATTTAAGTCCATCTTTCATCGCCCTGATTCTGGACCGGTTTCTTCAATATCATCCTCCGAGCTTCAATGCTTCTTCTATGCGCGAATTGGAAACACGTGTCATCAGCCGATGGATGGACCAGTCTCCCGAGCGTACACCGCCTTCCGAAATCCTCGCGGCTCTCGATCTCAGTCGAGTGCTCGCTGATAGGCCTTTCAATGGGCTAGTTCGATATATCCAAAAAACGGGCATCGATTTCACCAGAGACGAGGAAACATGTGTCTCTTATTTACAGAACCGCCCCAGCGGCTTGCAGTTGGGTCCCGAACAAGTTTCAGCTGCGATGACCTTCACTGCCATTAGTCAAAGCCCACAGCAAGATACTGGTGTTCTGGTTGCTGCGCTCAGGAGAGTCCTACCGAAATCATTCGACTGGATGGAGGTCATCATTTTGTTCGACCAACCATCGACTCGTGTCTCTTCTCAGCAGTTCCTTCGACTTTACCAAGCTTTCTTGCCAATTGCACAGGACTCCAAGTCTGGCTTGATAGTGGATATTCAGAGGTTATGGGGCGGCGTTTGGAGGAATCCCGAGGCTCAGCTCTCTTTTGTTAGTGCCTATGCCTCTTTGACTCCCGACCAGCTAGACGCGACGACAATTCCCGGACTCCAGCGCAGCATTACTATTGAGGAATACGCAAACTCCCCTGAGAATGTACAAGAGCGAGCAATTGTCGCCGTCAAGCATCCGTTAATATCCGTTGCCGCGCTCTCCTCGATCTTCAATGTTGCGCTTAGTTCCATGATGGCGTCGACGAGTATCGAGGCCAAGAGGCTCTTCCAAGAAGTGGTAGTCCCGAATTTGGACATCTTCCTGGTCTCCGCCTTCGAAGTACCTCGGCAACATTGGGCCCCAATGGCTGTAGAAACACTCAATTCTTTGTTCGAAAATTTTCTCTATAAGCGTTCGCCCCAATACGACTTTGTTCTAGATAGTGTCTGGAGGAAAGACAAGAACTGGGTCATTCAGCGCTTGGTAGACACTCATGCTGTTAAGCCGATGGACCTCCCGGTTATTCTTGAGCACGCCGTAAAGCATAACTGGCTTGACACACTGGTGTACCAGTCGAATGGATTTGGAGTCGATTTAGCCGCTCTGGCCCATGCTGAGGGATATTTGGATTTGTCCAAGTGGGCACGGTTCAATGCTGAGCGGAGTGAAGAGATGTATAGTACTCTGCTTCAGTTCTTGATGATAAAGGCCAACTTGGAGAGCCAGTTCCAGCGAGGAACTTCTGATGACTCTTCTGTTAAGAACACAACGACTCTCCAAGTTCGTACCGTATCAGCATTACTGCGAATTCTTGAAGACTTTTCGCCCAGTCCTCCTAGGCCAGAATTGATCCTGGTTCAGCGCGCTTGCATTATTGCTTACCCCCGACTGATCAACTATGGCGAGGGTTACGACGATGTCATCGACGCCAATGGAAGGGATGGGAATCTCCTGTCTCCGACCGCCAATACCAGGATGGAGGAACATTACAAGAAGATGTATAGTGATGAAGTGCAGGTTCGCAATATAGTCGAGGTCTTAGATCGCTATAAGCATTCCAGGGATCCTTTGGATCAGGATGTTTTCGCATGTATGATCCATGGGCTCTTCGATGAGTATTCTCACTATGCCGACTATCCTCTGGAAGCTCTTGCAACAACCGCAGTTCTATTCGGTGGCATCATTTCGCATAAGCTCGTTTCAAACTTGCCTCTTCAAATTGGACTGGGCATGATTTTGGAAGCTGTGAGGGATCATTCTCCTGATGAACCTATGTACAAGTTTGGCCTTCAGGCACTGATGCAGTTGTTCATTCGCTTCAGAGAATGGCCTGCGTTCTGCAGGCAGCTCTGCCAGATTCCTGGACTCCACAACACGGAAGTTTTCAAAAAGGCAGAGGAGGTCGTCCGTGAGCACGAAGAAGAGTTGGCCCGTGGGCGTAACGGCGCCGGAACACCTCATGGTCTAGGATTTCAAGGCGATGGTTTCCCTAATGGAAACTCAGATGAACTGACCAATATTGAGCGTCAAGCGCCTGCGTTTGCTGCTTTGAACGTCGATCCGCCGGCTATGGACGTTGAGTTTGAAGATCCTGACGAGGGTGCTCAGGACAAGGTCCAGTTCGTTCTCAACAATATCACCGAAGGTACACTACAGGCCATGTGTCAAGAACTTCGAGAGACCGTGGAGCGCCGACATCAACAATGGTTTGCTAGCCACCTTGTTGAGGAGCGCGCCAAGATGCAGCCAAACTACCACCATGTTTATCTCGAACTGGTTAAGCTATTTGAGGACAAGGCTCTCTGGAGTGAGGTCCTGAGGGAGACTTATATCAGTGTGTGCCGAATGCTGAACTCAGAGGCGACCATGCAGAACTCAACGGAAAGGACTCACCTGAAAAATCTCGGAGGCTGGCTAGGTCTTCTGACCCTGGCACGAGATCGTCCCATCAAACACAAGAACATCGCCTTCAAGCAGCTTTTGATTGAGGCTCATGATACGAAGCGACTCATTGTTGTTATCCCGTTCGTGTGCAAAGTTCTGACTCAAGGCGCCACATCGGCCGTTTTCAGGCCCCCAAATCCATGGCTTATGGATATTATCCATTTGCTAATTGAGCTTTATCACCATGCCGAGCTGAAACTCAATCTCAAGTTTGAGATCGAGGTCTTGTGCAAGGGTTTGAACCTCGATCACAGGAGCATCGAACCTTCGGGCGAAATTCTGAACCGACCCATCATTGAAGAACCGGCAGAGACACTTCCCCCTGAACAACTGGACGCGTTTGAGAACCTATCGCTCAATGGCATCGGCTCCGGTGTGGGTGCTGGACTCTCACCTCAGGCTCTTGCGCCAACCATTCCTGATCTTGGTCCTCTGGTTACTATCCCCCCGACTAATGAGATGGTGGTCAGCACTACTCGTCTTCACGAGATTGTTCGTACGGCCCTCAGCCGTGCTCTACAAGATATAATCCAGCCTGTCGTTGATCGCTCTGTTACAATTGCCGCCATATCTACGCAGCAGATGATACATAAGGACTTCGCTATAGAGCCTGACGAGAACCGTGTACGCAACTCTGCTATTAGCATGGTGAAAGCCACTGCCGGTAGCCTTGCCCTCGTTACGTCCAAGGAACCCCTTCGTGCCAACTTCACCAACTACATGCGAAACCTCTCGACCGATCTCTCTCAAGGGCTCCCCGAGGGTACAATTATTATGTGTGTTAACTCTAACCTGGACCTAGCCTGCAATATCATTGAGAAGCAGGCTGAGGAAAGGGCTGTGCCTGAAATTGAGGAGATGATCGAACCGGAGCTAGAGGCTCGTCGACGACATCGCCTTCAGAGACCCAACGATCCTTACTTCGACTCAAGCCTCAGCCGGTGGGCCATGGCTATTCCTAATCCTTTCAAGTTATCACCGAATGTTAATGGCCTCAACCCTGAGCAGATGGCCATTTATGAAGACTTCGCCAGGCAACCACGAAGCGCCACGCTTCCCACACCTTCACATGGCCCTTCAGCATCCGATGCGACCAGATCTTTGGCCAACGAGGTGCTACAGGATCAATTTAGTTCTATCCCTAGTATTCCGACTCCTGCAGAGACCCCCTCAATTCAGCAGCATCTGGGTGCTCAGATGCAGCCCTATGCGCCCCCTCATACCGCTGCTAATGCAATGACTAACGGTAGATCACCCGGCTTCCAGATGGATGTTCGTAATCTAGCCGAGCGGGTCAATAAGCTACTCCAGGAACTCATGAGGGTGGCCACCGAGTCTGCCCATGAACATTTCCTGGATCTACCGCGCCCATCTCCTCTTGTGGACGTTGTGGACGCGCTCGTCCagcacatcatcaagacttcGCAGAACCATGAAGATTTTTCCATTTACGCTGCGGAACAAATCATTCAGCTCATCTTCTCACAGGTTGACGACAACCTGGCTCTCGAGAGCTTAGTTCATGTTTTAGAGACGCTTAGAAAGATCGCTGGTCCTGTTCTCAACAGTCGCGTTCGAACTCTCTTCAGCCAGCAGCCTGGCTCCACCTTCTTGAGCCTACCTCTGCTCGCGGCCTTGGTTCGGACGGACCTTTTGGATTGGAGAAACATCGATCTGGCTATGTCGAAAGCACTGCAGGCCCGCAAAGAGGGATCTCTTGACTTTTTGGAGCACCTGCTCGACCTCACGCTGCTCGACTCCCGCCCGATTGCTTTGTATGCCGACTTTGCCCTGACGCTGGACGCAGCTTGGTCATGGATCTCGGATGACCCCGATTCCGCCGCTGGGCAACGCATCAAGTCAAAGCTCAGCAACTCCGGTCTGACACGGCTGACTCACGCTGACAGTCAGGCTCTCCAACACGAACAGATAGAATATGTTTTCGATGAATGGATCCATCTTTGCCGAAACCATCATGCTTCTGAGAAGGCTGTCACGGCGTTCGTGCAGCAGCTGCACGCTAAAGGGGTTATGCAGAACAGGGATGACCTCTTTGTCTTCATCCGCGTCACCATCGACCTGTCGATTGAGCGCTTCGACTACATTGTCCACAGTGGTTCCCTTGCCGATGCCTATGTCATGGTAGATGCCCTTGCGAAGCTCATTGCAACGTTCATTGGGATGGGCTTTGAGCCAACATCTACTCGCCCTGCATTTATCGACTCAGTGCTTTCACTTATTGAGCTCATTCTCGTCAACCACCATGTCAAGCGCGGAGAGCAGCTGAGCCAGCGCGTTTTCTTCAGATTGTTGTCCATGCTCTTTTACGAAATCCAGGGGATTTCAGAGAGCCTAGCTGAGGATGAGCGTCGTGAAATTCTTCTGAGGATCGCTCGGCGACTGTTCAAAATCAACCCCTTGTATGTTCCCGGCTTTGTTTACGGCTGGATGTCTCTTGTTCAGCACCGTGCTTTCATGCCAGCAATTCTGCAGTTGCCCAACGGTGTTGGCTGGGGCCCCTTTTCCGACCTGCTCTGCCAGTTACTCGACACTCTCGGTGATCAGTTGAAGGTTTTCGAGGTTTCTAACGTTGCCAAAGACATCTACCGGGCCTGCTTCAAGCTGCTCGTCATTCTACAACACGACTTCCCCGAATTTGTCGTGGCCAATCATGCTAAGCTTTGCTCTAGCATTCCACCTCATTGCACGCAGCTCATCAATGCTGTCCTAGCTGCAAATCCTCAGCAGAGTCCTAGATTCAACGAGCTTGGTGGTAAGATCCAGTTCGACGATATGCGCCTTTTTGCCGGTCTCATGAATGAGGCCAGCGTGACACTTCAGTCTCGCAGTCTTCTCAAGGTCCTAGACCAAGCACTTCAAGATGGACCAAATGAAGATATCGTTGCCAACATCACACACGCCATGACACATGACACTCCAAAGGCATCTACTTACGGCCATGTGCCTGTGGTCGCCAACACCAGCGTTATTGACGCTGTCGTTCTATATATCGGACACCgtgctgttgagaaggcaACACAAACTGTCGCAGACCTGTCCCTGACTGGTGACGAGAATGAAGTGTCACTTCTTTCTCTAATCATTCATGAACTCCCTGCCGAGGCCAGGTATTATATCCTTGTTAGCCTAGTCAACCAACTTCGATATCCCAGCGCCCACACTGCCTTCTTCAGTCAGGCGCTCCTTTCCATCTTTGCCAAGGATCTCGGTGATCCTGAGGAAGATGAATTCCGCGAGGACATCACCCGAGTGCTGCTTGAGCGACTGGTTAGTTTCTGGCCTCAGCCATGGGGTCTGTTGTACACTGTTGTGGAGCTTGTGAAGAATGAAGACAAGTATGGATTCTTCAAACTTCCTTTCATCGATGACGAGAGTCATGAG GTTGCCAAAAAGTTTGCAGACGTGCTTCAACGAGCATAG
- a CDS encoding related to phenazine biosynthesis protein phzC: MELPFVTLDVFTNTRYRGNPLAVVTIPADRTLPEPTQEQKQRIALEFNLSETVFIHEPRPDTDVDSDVTRRVIDIFTVGTEIPFAGHPTIGAAVTLIPHGVDTVVTKAGPISLTQTRPGYIQAAIPHNVRRHRKTLADLSAPVAAQISQDPTIRESELQAPLFSIVNGMTFALIKLPDLEHLAKVEMSGINLSVDELLDDGWQNGLLLKYYYVVNSQREDDGITVYSIRSRMMEASMEDPATGSAASALSSYLSLQQSSLVDHGFRYEIDQGVEMGRESNIVVDVDVKESKIATVKLSGTATPVMRGHVTI, from the coding sequence ATGGAGCTTCCGTTTGTTACTCTCGACGTCTTCACAAACACTCGATATCGAGGAAACCCCCTTGCCGTTGTCACGATTCCCGCAGACAGAACTCTACCAGAGCCTACGCAAGAGCAAAAACAAAGAATTGCCCTGGAATTCAATCTATCAGAAACCGTTTTTATCCACGAACCCCGTCCTGATACCGATGTCGACAGTGATGTCACCCGCCGAGTGATCGACATTTTTACAGTCGGCACAGAGATCCCCTTTGCTGGGCACCCGACTATCGGCGCCGCTGTTACCCTTATCCCCCACGGTGTCGATACCGTCGTTACCAAGGCAGGCCCAATTTCTCTCACCCAGACCCGCCCTGGTTATATCCAAGCTGCTATCCCGCACAATGTTCGTCGTCACAGGAAGACTCTTGCCGATCTGTCTGCCCCGGTCGCTGCCCAAATATCCCAGGACCCTACGATACGCGAATCCGAGCTCCAGGCCCCGCTATTCAGTATCGTCAATGGCATGACCTTTGCGCTCATCAAACTCCCGGATCTCGAGCATCTAGCCAAAGTTGAGATGAGCGGGATAAACTTGTCTGTGGACGAACTGCTTGACGACGGCTGGCAAAACGGCCTCTTGCTGAAGTACTACTATGTTGTCAATAGCCAGCGTGAAGACGACGGCATAACAGTTTATTCCATCCGCTCGAGAATGATGGAAGCATCCATGGAAGATCCTGCGACAGGCAGTGCTGCGAGCGCTCTCTCTAGCTATCTTTCGCTTCAACAGTCGAGCCTAGTTGATCATGGCTTCAGATATGAGATTGACCAGGGTGTTGAGATGGGCAGGGAGAGTAATATTGTAGTTGACGTTGATGTAAAAGAGTCCAAGATCGCCACGGTCAAGCTCTCAGGAACAGCTACTCCCGTAATGCGTGGTCATGTCACCATCTAA